The following coding sequences lie in one Glycine max cultivar Williams 82 chromosome 19, Glycine_max_v4.0, whole genome shotgun sequence genomic window:
- the LOC100797799 gene encoding lysine-specific demethylase JMJ25 isoform X1, with amino-acid sequence MEQGSTDTRVDANPSLSSHEEIQSLDFDTECETKMTNSAGNGAGGSSYVEEGVRKKRGRKSKKEMGKMLDATAMEGGVSEQRPSRKRKKYDEMAEFEMSGTEKKYGLRGCKQEMEPKANRRKAKCDEEGPLTCHQCKRNDKGRVVRCKCCNKRRFCLLCLQAWYPHLKENDIAEKCPVCRGNCNCKACLSCDELIKQMREFAKADKEEKVELCMYLLQVLLPYLRQLDEEQLIENETEAKIQGLSVSKLNLAKADYSMEERVYCDNCKTSIFDYHRSCTKCSFDLCLICCRELRGGQLVGGADPIELEFVWQGRGYLHAEKKDEEVKQNASDDDCKPEVREWSRSGWLAQSDGSIPCPKVNDECNHGFLELRSILGQHFVSELVCKAKELVQAYKLQNVVKTADNFCSCLKLDRNTDVSYSNMRKAASREDLTDNYLYCPKAVDLQYKDLRHFQWHWEKGEPVIVSNVLECTSGLSWEPLVMWRALRHVTNTKRGQHLAEKTIDCLDWTEGEINIHQFFTGYTNGRKDWLAWPQILKLKDWPPSNLFEEQLPRHCAEFISSLPFKEYTDPHKGSLNLAVKLPNGSLKPDLGPKTYIAYGFPQELGRGDSVTKLHCDMSDAVNVLTHIAEVKLDSDQLTIIEKLKQKHLEQEKRELLGDDQDGGTNVDMLNNSSSTINALDKQSSVEVMEQEGGLCDGKEVDQFHQPSRSNEVAIANEDGISYGSELIEVDKVKINQGDLLFGGDASDGALWDIFRRQDVPKLQEYLKKHFREFRHVHCCPLKQVIHPIHDQTFYLTMEHKRKLKEEYGIEPWTFIQKLGDAVFIPVGCPHQVRNLKSCIKVAMDFVSPENVGECFRLTEEFRTLPINHRSTEDKLECKIAFAKQGGNGTGGNEAGVWGLSGGSRVGVE; translated from the exons ATGGAGCAAGGGAGCACAGACACTCGTGTGGATGCAAACCCAAGTCTTTCCAGTCACGAAGAAATACAATCTTTGGATTTCGATACTGAGTGTGAGACCAAAATGACCAACTCTGCTGGAAATGGGGCAGGAGGTTCTTCCTATGTTGAAGAAGGCGTGAGAAAAAAGCGCGGcagaaaaagtaaaaaggaGATGGGAAAGATGTTAGATGCTACCGCCATGGAAGGTGGGGTTTCCGAGCAGAGACCcagtagaaaaagaaagaaatatgatGAAATGgctgaatttgaaatgtctgGCACTGAGAAAAAATATGGTCTTAGGGGCTGTAAACAAGAGATGGAGCCAAAAGCCAACAGGAGAAAGGCCAAG TGTGATGAAGAGGGCCCCTTAACGTGCCATCAATGTAAGAGAAATGATAAAGGCAGGGTTGTGAGGTGCAAATGCTGTAACAAGAGAAGATTTTGCCTATTGTGTTTACAAGCTTG GTATCCTCATTTGAAAGAGAATGATATTGCTGAGAAATGTCCTGTGTGCCGTGGTAATTGCAATTGCAAAGCATGCTTGAGCTGTGATGAACTTATTAAG CAAATGAGGGAGTTTGCAAAAGCTgacaaagaagagaaggttgaACTCTGTATGTATTTGCTGCAAGTACTTCTTCCATATTTACGGCAGTTGGATGAAGAACAGTTGATTGAGAATGAGACAGAAGCTAAGATACAAG GGCTCTCAGTCTCCAAGCTAAATTTAGCTAAGGCAGATTACTCTATGGAGGAGCGTGTGTACTG TGACAACTGCAAAACATCAATATTTGATTACCATAGAAGCTGCACAAAATGCTCTTTTGACCTTTGTCTCATCTGTTGCCGTGAGCTTCGTGGTGGGCAGCTTGTAGGTGGTGCAGATCCAATAGAGTTGGAGTTTGTTTGGCAAGGTCGTGGTTACTTGCATGctgaaaaaaaagatgaagaggTAAAACAAAATGCATCAGATGATGATTGTAAGCCTGAGGTTCGTGAATGGTCAAGATCTGGGTGGCTGGCACAAAGTGATGGTAGCATTCCTTGTCCAAAAGTCAATGATGAATGTAACCATGGTTTTCTTGAACTGAGAAGCATATTGGGTCAACATTTTGTCTCTGAGTTAGTGTGTAAAGCAAAAGAACTAGTGCAAGCATACAAGCTTCAAAATGTAGTTAAGACCGCAGACAACTTCTGTTCATGTTTGAAGCTTGATAGAAACACAGATGTTAGCTATAGTAATATGAGGAAGGCTGCTTCTCGAGAAGATTTGACTGACAACTATTTATACTGTCCTAAAGCTGTAGATCTTCAGTACAAGGATTTAAGGCATTTTCAGTGGCATTGGGAAAAGGGGGAGCCTGTCATTGTCAGCAATGTGCTTGAATGTACATCTGGTTTAAGCTGGGAACCACTTGTCATGTGGCGTGCATTACGTCATGTAACTAATACCAAGCGTGGCCAACATTTGGCTGAGAAAACAATTGATTGCTTAGATTGGACTGAG GGGGAAATTAATATCCACCAATTTTTTACTGGCTATACAAATGGTCGTAAGGATTGGCTTGCTTGGCCACagatattgaaattaaaagattGGCCTCCTTCTAATTTATTTGAGGAACAATTGCCTCGTCATTGTGCTGAGTTCATATCTTCCTTACCCTTCAAGGAATATACTGATCCTCACAAAGGTTCTCTTAACCTTGCTGTGAAGTTGCCTAATGGTTCTCTAAAGCCAGACCTGGGGCCAAAAACATATATTGCTTATGGATTTCCTCAGGAGCTTGGACGTGGTGATTCAGTGACTAAGCTCCATTGTGATATGTCTGATGCA GTAAATGTGTTGACTCATATTGCTGAAGTGAAACTGGATTCTGATCAACTTACTATCATTGAGAAGTTGAAGCAAAAGCACCTCGAGCAAGAGAAAAGGGAGCTACTTGGTGATGATCAGGATGGAGGAACTAATGTTGACATGCTTAATAATTCATCTTCTACAATAAATGCTTTGGACAAGCAAAGTAGTGTTGAAGTCATGGAACAAGAAGGTGGATTATGTGATGGGAAAGAAGTTGATCAGTTTCATCAACCGTCTCGTAGTAATGAGGTTGCCATTGCTAATGAGGATGGTATTTCATATGGATCAGAGCTCATAGAGGTTgacaaagtaaaaataaatcaaggtGATTTGTTGTTTGGGGGGGATGCTTCAGATGGTGCTCTCTGGGATATTTTTCGGAGACAGGATGTCCCTAAGTTGCAGGAATATCTGAAGAAGCATTTCAGAGAGTTTAGGCATGTCCATTGCTGTCCTTTAAAGCag GTTATTCATCCCATCCATGACCAGACCTTCTATCTGACTATGGAGCATAAGAGGAAGCTTAAGGAGGAGTATG GAATTGAGCCCTGGACTTTTATTCAGAAGTTAGGAGATGCTGTTTTTATTCCAGTTGGTTGTCCTCACCAAGTCAGAAATCTGAAG TCATGTATCAAGGTTGCAATGGATTTTGTGTCTCCTGAAAATGTTGGGGAGTGCTTTCGTTTGACGGAGGAATTTCGCACACTTCCAATTAATCACAGGTCTACTGAGGACAAATTGGAG TGTAAAATTGCTTTTGCTAAGCAAGGTGGAAATGGGACTGGTGGCAATGAGGCAGGAGTATGGGGTTTAAGTGGAGGTAGTAGGGTAGGTGTTGAGTAG
- the LOC100797799 gene encoding lysine-specific demethylase JMJ25 isoform X2, with product MEQGSTDTRVDANPSLSSHEEIQSLDFDTECETKMTNSAGNGAGGSSYVEEGVRKKRGRKSKKEMGKMLDATAMEGGVSEQRPSRKRKKYDEMAEFEMSGTEKKYGLRGCKQEMEPKANRRKAKCDEEGPLTCHQCKRNDKGRVVRCKCCNKRRFCLLCLQAWYPHLKENDIAEKCPVCRGNCNCKACLSCDELIKQMREFAKADKEEKVELCMYLLQVLLPYLRQLDEEQLIENETEAKIQGLSVSKLNLAKADYSMEERVYCDNCKTSIFDYHRSCTKCSFDLCLICCRELRGGQLVGGADPIELEFVWQGRGYLHAEKKDEEVKQNASDDDCKPEVREWSRSGWLAQSDGSIPCPKVNDECNHGFLELRSILGQHFVSELVCKAKELVQAYKLQNVVKTADNFCSCLKLDRNTDVSYSNMRKAASREDLTDNYLYCPKAVDLQYKDLRHFQWHWEKGEPVIVSNVLECTSGLSWEPLVMWRALRHVTNTKRGQHLAEKTIDCLDWTEGEINIHQFFTGYTNGRKDWLAWPQILKLKDWPPSNLFEEQLPRHCAEFISSLPFKEYTDPHKGSLNLAVKLPNGSLKPDLGPKTYIAYGFPQELGRGDSVTKLHCDMSDAVNVLTHIAEVKLDSDQLTIIEKLKQKHLEQEKRELLGDDQDGGTNVDMLNNSSSTINALDKQSSVEVMEQEGGLCDGKEVDQFHQPSRSNEVAIANEDGISYGSELIEVDKVKINQGDLLFGGDASDGALWDIFRRQDVPKLQEYLKKHFREFRHVHCCPLKQVIHPIHDQTFYLTMEHKRKLKEEYGIEPWTFIQKLGDAVFIPVGCPHQVRNLKSCIKVAMDFVSPENVGECFRLTEEFRTLPINHRSTEDKLEVKKMTIYAMEDVIGKLEKARSGLTKGPE from the exons ATGGAGCAAGGGAGCACAGACACTCGTGTGGATGCAAACCCAAGTCTTTCCAGTCACGAAGAAATACAATCTTTGGATTTCGATACTGAGTGTGAGACCAAAATGACCAACTCTGCTGGAAATGGGGCAGGAGGTTCTTCCTATGTTGAAGAAGGCGTGAGAAAAAAGCGCGGcagaaaaagtaaaaaggaGATGGGAAAGATGTTAGATGCTACCGCCATGGAAGGTGGGGTTTCCGAGCAGAGACCcagtagaaaaagaaagaaatatgatGAAATGgctgaatttgaaatgtctgGCACTGAGAAAAAATATGGTCTTAGGGGCTGTAAACAAGAGATGGAGCCAAAAGCCAACAGGAGAAAGGCCAAG TGTGATGAAGAGGGCCCCTTAACGTGCCATCAATGTAAGAGAAATGATAAAGGCAGGGTTGTGAGGTGCAAATGCTGTAACAAGAGAAGATTTTGCCTATTGTGTTTACAAGCTTG GTATCCTCATTTGAAAGAGAATGATATTGCTGAGAAATGTCCTGTGTGCCGTGGTAATTGCAATTGCAAAGCATGCTTGAGCTGTGATGAACTTATTAAG CAAATGAGGGAGTTTGCAAAAGCTgacaaagaagagaaggttgaACTCTGTATGTATTTGCTGCAAGTACTTCTTCCATATTTACGGCAGTTGGATGAAGAACAGTTGATTGAGAATGAGACAGAAGCTAAGATACAAG GGCTCTCAGTCTCCAAGCTAAATTTAGCTAAGGCAGATTACTCTATGGAGGAGCGTGTGTACTG TGACAACTGCAAAACATCAATATTTGATTACCATAGAAGCTGCACAAAATGCTCTTTTGACCTTTGTCTCATCTGTTGCCGTGAGCTTCGTGGTGGGCAGCTTGTAGGTGGTGCAGATCCAATAGAGTTGGAGTTTGTTTGGCAAGGTCGTGGTTACTTGCATGctgaaaaaaaagatgaagaggTAAAACAAAATGCATCAGATGATGATTGTAAGCCTGAGGTTCGTGAATGGTCAAGATCTGGGTGGCTGGCACAAAGTGATGGTAGCATTCCTTGTCCAAAAGTCAATGATGAATGTAACCATGGTTTTCTTGAACTGAGAAGCATATTGGGTCAACATTTTGTCTCTGAGTTAGTGTGTAAAGCAAAAGAACTAGTGCAAGCATACAAGCTTCAAAATGTAGTTAAGACCGCAGACAACTTCTGTTCATGTTTGAAGCTTGATAGAAACACAGATGTTAGCTATAGTAATATGAGGAAGGCTGCTTCTCGAGAAGATTTGACTGACAACTATTTATACTGTCCTAAAGCTGTAGATCTTCAGTACAAGGATTTAAGGCATTTTCAGTGGCATTGGGAAAAGGGGGAGCCTGTCATTGTCAGCAATGTGCTTGAATGTACATCTGGTTTAAGCTGGGAACCACTTGTCATGTGGCGTGCATTACGTCATGTAACTAATACCAAGCGTGGCCAACATTTGGCTGAGAAAACAATTGATTGCTTAGATTGGACTGAG GGGGAAATTAATATCCACCAATTTTTTACTGGCTATACAAATGGTCGTAAGGATTGGCTTGCTTGGCCACagatattgaaattaaaagattGGCCTCCTTCTAATTTATTTGAGGAACAATTGCCTCGTCATTGTGCTGAGTTCATATCTTCCTTACCCTTCAAGGAATATACTGATCCTCACAAAGGTTCTCTTAACCTTGCTGTGAAGTTGCCTAATGGTTCTCTAAAGCCAGACCTGGGGCCAAAAACATATATTGCTTATGGATTTCCTCAGGAGCTTGGACGTGGTGATTCAGTGACTAAGCTCCATTGTGATATGTCTGATGCA GTAAATGTGTTGACTCATATTGCTGAAGTGAAACTGGATTCTGATCAACTTACTATCATTGAGAAGTTGAAGCAAAAGCACCTCGAGCAAGAGAAAAGGGAGCTACTTGGTGATGATCAGGATGGAGGAACTAATGTTGACATGCTTAATAATTCATCTTCTACAATAAATGCTTTGGACAAGCAAAGTAGTGTTGAAGTCATGGAACAAGAAGGTGGATTATGTGATGGGAAAGAAGTTGATCAGTTTCATCAACCGTCTCGTAGTAATGAGGTTGCCATTGCTAATGAGGATGGTATTTCATATGGATCAGAGCTCATAGAGGTTgacaaagtaaaaataaatcaaggtGATTTGTTGTTTGGGGGGGATGCTTCAGATGGTGCTCTCTGGGATATTTTTCGGAGACAGGATGTCCCTAAGTTGCAGGAATATCTGAAGAAGCATTTCAGAGAGTTTAGGCATGTCCATTGCTGTCCTTTAAAGCag GTTATTCATCCCATCCATGACCAGACCTTCTATCTGACTATGGAGCATAAGAGGAAGCTTAAGGAGGAGTATG GAATTGAGCCCTGGACTTTTATTCAGAAGTTAGGAGATGCTGTTTTTATTCCAGTTGGTTGTCCTCACCAAGTCAGAAATCTGAAG TCATGTATCAAGGTTGCAATGGATTTTGTGTCTCCTGAAAATGTTGGGGAGTGCTTTCGTTTGACGGAGGAATTTCGCACACTTCCAATTAATCACAGGTCTACTGAGGACAAATTGGAG